The Mesorhizobium sp. B2-8-5 genome segment GCGCCATGCAGGTTGGAAAGCTGGTCGGCGTGCAGTTTTACGGGCAGGCCAAGCGCCTTGGCCTTGTCGAAGACGCGTGCCATCTGCTCCGGCGAGAAGGCGATGCCCTCGCAAAAACCGTCGACGGCGTCGGCGAGCTTTTCGGCGGCGACTTCCGGCAGGATCGTGCCGGAGACGAGATCGATGAACGCGTCCTTGTCGCCCTTGGCTTCGGGCGGCAGCGCGTGGGCAGCAAGACAAGTCGTGCGGACCGTGACAGGGCGCTCATTGCCCAGCCGGCGGGCGGCGCGCAGCGACTTCTTCTCGTCCTCGAGGTCGAGGCCGTAGCCCGATTTCACCTCGACGGTGGTGACGCCTTCGGCCATCAGCGCGTCGAGACGCGGCAGCGTCTCAGCGACGAGCTCGTCCTCGCTGGCGGCGCGCAGCGACTTGACCGAGGAGACGATGCCGCCCCCAGCGTGCGCCACTTCTTCATACGTGGCGCCGGCCAGCCGCATTTCGAACTCGTTGGCGCGGTTTCCCGCATAAACAAGATGCGTATGGCAGTCGATCAGGCCGGGCGTGATCCAGCGTCCAGCGCAATCGACAGTGTCGGCGCCCTGCCCGGCAGCGGCCGGCATATCGGCCTCGGGACCGGCATAGACAATAAGCCCATCACGCGCGACGACCGCGCCTTTCTCGACGATGCCGAGGCCGGCCGCGCCCTCGGCCATGGTCGCTAGGCGCGCATTGCGCCAGACCCGATGGCCGCTCTTGTTGTTTGCTCCATCCATCATCTTTTCCGTTTGCTTGGATGACGATTATGTATATACATATTGAAAAGCGACGCAAGTGGTAATGTCGCTCTCGCATCGAGATTCGGAGATAAAGGTGACGGCGATCTTTGCGAAACAGGCGCTGCTGCCCGGCGGCTGGCAGAGCAATGTAAGGATCGCTTTCGACGGCGGCCGCATCTCGACGGTCGAGGCCGGCGCTTCCGCGCAAGCCGGCGACGAGCGTCATGCCATCGTCCTGCCCGGCATGCCTAACCTGCACAGCCACGCCTTCCAGCGCGGCATGGCGGGTCTTGCCGAACTGCGCGGCCCTTCGGCCGACAGTTTCTGGAGCTGGCGCGAGGTGATGTACCGCTTCGCGCTGTCGATGACGCCCGACCAGGTCGAGGCGGTCGCGTCACAGCTTTATGTCGAAATGCTGGAGGCCGGCTTCTCGCGCGTCGGCGAATTTCATTACCTGCATCACGACCGCGACGGACAGCCTTACGCCAATATCGCGGAGATGGCGGAGCGGATCGCCGCCGCGGCCGCCGACACCGGCATCGGGCTGACGCTGCTGCCGGTCTTCTATGCTCATTCTACCTTCGGCGGCACCGCACCCAACGAAGGCCAGCGGCGATTCATCAATGATGTCGAGCGTTTCGGACGACTGCTTGAGAAAGCTCGCGAGGGCGTTCGCCCATTGGAGCAGGCTGTCGTCGGTGTCGCGCCGCACAGCCTGCGCGCCGCAACGCCGGACGAGCTCAATGCCGTCGCGGCGATGGCGCCGAACGGGCCGATCCATATCCATGTCGCCGAGCAGGTGAAGGAAGTCGAGGACTGCGTTACCTGGTCGGGCAAGCGTCCGGTCGAATTCCTGCTTACCAACGCCACGGTGGACAAACGCTGGTGCCTGGTCCACGCCACGCATATGACCGAGGCCGAAACGATCGCCATGGCCAAAAGCGGCGCCATCGCCGGGCTCTGCCCTATCACCGAGGCCAATCTCGGTGATGGCACGTTTGCCGCGCCGCTGTTCATCGAGCACGGCGGCCGCTTCGGCGTCGGCTCCGATTCCAATGTGCTGATCGGTCTGCCGGACGAGTTGAGGCAGCTCGAATATTCGCAGCGCCTCGTCCACCGTGCCCGCAATGTGCTGGCCCGCGCCGGCGGATCCACGGGACGCGCGCTGTTCGACGCTTCGCTCGACGGCGGCAGCCAGGCTCTTGGCGCCGGCCCGTCGCGAATTGCCGCCGGCGGCCCTGCCGATCTCGTTTCGCTTGACCAAAACCATCCCTCGCTGGCCGGCAAGGCGGGCGACGCGATCCTCGACGCCTGGATCTTTGCCAATGGCAGCAATGTCGATTGCGTCTGGGTGCATGGCGAAAAGCAGGTCAGCGGCGGCAAGCATGCGAGGCGCGAGGCGGTTGCCAAGCGATTCCGCGACGTCATGACCGCGCTCTCGCAGAGCTGAACAGGAAACATCCGATGAGCCTTGTCGAAACGGATGATGTCGAGGGCGGCGAGATCCTCTCGCTGCATCAGCGCATCCTGTCCGACATCCGCGAAAAGATCCTCTCGGGCGCCTGGGCGCCGGGCCATCGCATCCCCTTCGAGCATGAGCTGACGGCTCACTATAATTGCTCGCGCATGACCGTGAACAAGGCGCTGTCGCAACTCGCCAAGGCCGGGCTGATCGAGCGCCGCCGCCGCTCCGGCAGCTTCGTGCGCCAGCCGCAGTCGCAGGCAGCGGTGCTGGAACTGCACGACATCCGGATCGAAGTCGAGGCGCTCGGCCTGCCCTATCGCTATGAACGGCTGGAACGCCTCAAGCGGCGCAGCAGCGCCGAGGACCGTGCGCTGCTCGGACTTTCCGCACCGGGTCCGGTGCTGGCGCTGGAGGGCCTGCATTTCGCCGGCGAGCGACCATTCGCGCTCGAGCAGCGGCTGATCAATCTCTCAGCCGTGGCCGAAGCCAGCGAGGAGGAATTTCTCGAGATCGCGCCGGGCCCCTGGCTGATCGGCCGCGTGCCGTGGAGCGAGGCCGAGCACCGAATCCGCGCCATGGCCGCCGACGAGACAATCGCCGACGCGCTCGACATCGACCCGGGCGCGCCCTGCCTGGTGGTCGAACGCCGCACCTGGAGCGCCGAGCACCCGGTGACGCATGTGCGCTTTGTCTATCCGGCGGAGAGCCATACGCTGGTGGCGCGGTTCACGCCGTCGCAGGGGTGAGTGATCCCCGCCCATCGCTGTCGTCATTCTAGGGCGAAGCAAGGAGCGAAGCGACGCGCGCAGACCCTAGAATCCATGCCGTGACGCTAAGGCTTTGCAACGTTTACAGAATTCTGCACCGTTGCGCCCTACGTCAGAGGTCACCGCATGGATCCTCGGGTCAAGCCCGAGGATGACGATCGCGGTGGCGTGGCGGGACAGCGCCCCCCTCTGCCCTGCCGGGCATCTCCCCACAAGGGGGAGATTGGCAGTTCCGGCGCCGCGCCCTTACAGCGCCGCCGTGACGATAATCTCGACCAGATATTCCGGGGTGGCGAGCTTGGCTTCGCCGGTGGCGCGGGCGGGCGTGTGGCCCTGCGGCACCCACTTGTCCCATTCCGCGTTCATCTCGGCGAAGGTCTTCATGTCGTCCAGCCAGATGATCGCCTGCACGATCTTGGTCTTGTCGGTGCCGGCCTTGGCCAGCAATTCGT includes the following:
- the hutI gene encoding imidazolonepropionase; this encodes MDGANNKSGHRVWRNARLATMAEGAAGLGIVEKGAVVARDGLIVYAGPEADMPAAAGQGADTVDCAGRWITPGLIDCHTHLVYAGNRANEFEMRLAGATYEEVAHAGGGIVSSVKSLRAASEDELVAETLPRLDALMAEGVTTVEVKSGYGLDLEDEKKSLRAARRLGNERPVTVRTTCLAAHALPPEAKGDKDAFIDLVSGTILPEVAAEKLADAVDGFCEGIAFSPEQMARVFDKAKALGLPVKLHADQLSNLHGAALAARYGALSADHLEYTDEEGATAMAKAGTVATILPGAYYFIRETKKPPVDLFRRHGVKMAVATDSNPGTSPLTSLLLTMNMAATLFGMTVDECLAGVTREAARALGLLDKTGTLETGKSADLAIWDIERPAELVYRMGFNPLHARIWRGQ
- a CDS encoding formimidoylglutamate deiminase; protein product: MTAIFAKQALLPGGWQSNVRIAFDGGRISTVEAGASAQAGDERHAIVLPGMPNLHSHAFQRGMAGLAELRGPSADSFWSWREVMYRFALSMTPDQVEAVASQLYVEMLEAGFSRVGEFHYLHHDRDGQPYANIAEMAERIAAAAADTGIGLTLLPVFYAHSTFGGTAPNEGQRRFINDVERFGRLLEKAREGVRPLEQAVVGVAPHSLRAATPDELNAVAAMAPNGPIHIHVAEQVKEVEDCVTWSGKRPVEFLLTNATVDKRWCLVHATHMTEAETIAMAKSGAIAGLCPITEANLGDGTFAAPLFIEHGGRFGVGSDSNVLIGLPDELRQLEYSQRLVHRARNVLARAGGSTGRALFDASLDGGSQALGAGPSRIAAGGPADLVSLDQNHPSLAGKAGDAILDAWIFANGSNVDCVWVHGEKQVSGGKHARREAVAKRFRDVMTALSQS
- the hutC gene encoding histidine utilization repressor, with amino-acid sequence MSLVETDDVEGGEILSLHQRILSDIREKILSGAWAPGHRIPFEHELTAHYNCSRMTVNKALSQLAKAGLIERRRRSGSFVRQPQSQAAVLELHDIRIEVEALGLPYRYERLERLKRRSSAEDRALLGLSAPGPVLALEGLHFAGERPFALEQRLINLSAVAEASEEEFLEIAPGPWLIGRVPWSEAEHRIRAMAADETIADALDIDPGAPCLVVERRTWSAEHPVTHVRFVYPAESHTLVARFTPSQG
- a CDS encoding RidA family protein; protein product: MSIRRIDVGPRMSQIVIHGNTVYLAGQVGEPGGNVASQTRDILKTIDELLAKAGTDKTKIVQAIIWLDDMKTFAEMNAEWDKWVPQGHTPARATGEAKLATPEYLVEIIVTAAL